From the Lysinibacillus fusiformis genome, the window GTTCAACTTTGTTCAAAATGAGATTAATTTTTAGCAGTATAACCAATTAAGGTATAGCTTTTTTGATCAATTTTTTATTAAACTAACAATAATACTTGCAACACCCATTTTAGTACTGTATAGTACTAATTATGACAAAAGTAAAATTAATGAATCAAAAACGTGTGATTGAAGTAGCTGCAACATTATTTTTAGAAAAAGGGTTTGCTTATACAAGTATGGATGAATTAGTTCGTGTAAGCAAAGTTTCAAAGTCTAATGTGTATTATCACTTCTCTAATAAGGAAGAATTGTTGGAAGGGGTCGTTGATTATTGGATTGAAATGTATCAATCTGCAATAGAGGACTTACTATCTCAAAACCAATTATTAGTTGAAGATCGTATCCAATTGTTTTTAAAGCAAATATCACAAGGAGTTCAGACCAGAGAATATAAGGGGAGCTGTCCATTTATTACGCTTTATATTCAAAGTCCTACAAATGCCACAAAAGTAAAAGAAAAAATAGGTCTTTTTTTTAAAGGCTTACAAACGAAAGTTTCTCTATTCCTTAAACAAGGGGTAGAGAATGGTGAATTTAGAAAGACAATAAATATTGACGAGGTTGCATCTCTTTTTATTACAAATCTTGAAGGAGCGCTATTTATTTCAGAAACACTGGAGGATGCAACTGTAATCATGAAAACAGCAGATCATTTGTTTAACTTGCTTCGATAAAAGAAGCATTTTTTTTACATCAAATTAGTACTACATAGTACTACTAGGAGGATTTTTATGAGAACAGTATTTTTAACGGGTGGAACAGGTTTTATTGGAAAGCAATTAGTGAATGAATTAGTCAAAGAGGATGTGAACATTCTTCTTTTAGTGAGGTCGAAAAGTAAAGCAACACACATTTTTCAGGAAAGAGGCATCTTAAAAGAGGAAAATATGCACTTTATTGAAGGTGATTTAACGAAAATAGACTTAGGTCTAAGTGCTGAAGATAAGGAGTTGGTATTGAAAACGGATGTGATGATTCACGCAGGAGGCTCCATGG encodes:
- a CDS encoding TetR/AcrR family transcriptional regulator, producing MNQKRVIEVAATLFLEKGFAYTSMDELVRVSKVSKSNVYYHFSNKEELLEGVVDYWIEMYQSAIEDLLSQNQLLVEDRIQLFLKQISQGVQTREYKGSCPFITLYIQSPTNATKVKEKIGLFFKGLQTKVSLFLKQGVENGEFRKTINIDEVASLFITNLEGALFISETLEDATVIMKTADHLFNLLR